The following are encoded together in the Pedobacter sp. D749 genome:
- a CDS encoding type II toxin-antitoxin system RelE/ParE family toxin has protein sequence MVTYHISKPAQIDLEDIWLYTFKNWSKDQADRYYSLLLSECEYISNHFEHGKVMDHILMGYRCSAVKSHLIFYKLGKDGLMEIIRILHQMTNIKSHLL, from the coding sequence ATGGTTACCTACCATATTAGTAAGCCTGCACAGATAGATCTTGAAGATATTTGGTTATATACATTTAAGAATTGGTCTAAAGATCAGGCAGATAGATATTACAGTTTGTTACTTAGTGAGTGTGAATATATATCAAATCATTTTGAACATGGAAAAGTAATGGATCATATATTAATGGGATACAGATGTTCGGCGGTTAAATCTCACCTAATATTCTATAAGCTGGGAAAGGATGGCTTAATGGAAATAATCAGGATTTTACATCAAATGACTAACATTAAAAGTCACTTATTGTAA
- a CDS encoding FUSC family membrane protein: MQIRQPIRNIQDFLLSTYFADGLRITIGVLLPSLILAQFGMLKYGMTLSLGALCVSVVDSPGPMVHRRNAMLITTALIFTFSIITGLTNKNHYFIGFLLAVSSFVFSMFYIYGVRAASVGTAVLLIMVLSIDDIRPWQEVLLYAFMVLAGGLWYTGLSYFVYRLRPFRLVQQSLSDSILEVADFLREKAKFYHQNNNYDKTYSDLLQLQVSVHEKQDAVRELLFRTREIVRDSTPEGRFLLLVFVDMVDLFEQVMSTYYNYEQLHHQFDKAGILSDYEMAIKRISYALDDIAFALKSGGTPVVSKRLLIEIERLKIKINDLEKNNQNQEYNTLGIIALKNIEVNIENILARVKTIFSYFKIRNSKDIRQAEVDTEKFITRQKFDFKLFTENLTYTSSTFRHSLRVTVVMLLGFIVAQILNFSHSYWILLTILVISKPGFSLTKERNYQRLIGTTVGAFIGMAVITYIHDRNTLFVILLICMIGCYSFQRKNYVVSVLFMTPYILILFDFLGMGSIALARERIYDTFIGSGIALLASYSLFPTWEYEKLKEAMVNILKANKAYYEQVIKLYFEKNYNRTEYKLARKEVYVSTANLASLFQRMFSEPKSKQLFIKEVHQFTALSHLLSSYVATLSLYNKEHQFIFESFDNLKPLANNTNYLLDTSIDNLEQGTNTIDNVPLIRLNDNGLGIKKGEDLIPEQFDLIQKVAYDIYKLSVKIKL, translated from the coding sequence ATGCAGATCAGGCAACCCATTAGAAATATACAAGACTTCTTACTGAGTACGTATTTTGCCGACGGTCTCCGTATTACTATTGGTGTGTTGCTCCCCTCTTTAATTCTGGCCCAGTTTGGCATGTTAAAGTACGGGATGACCTTATCACTTGGGGCATTGTGTGTGAGCGTGGTAGATAGTCCGGGGCCAATGGTTCACCGGAGAAATGCCATGCTGATTACCACAGCACTCATATTTACCTTTTCCATCATAACCGGGTTAACCAACAAAAACCATTATTTTATCGGTTTTTTATTGGCTGTATCGAGTTTTGTATTTTCGATGTTTTATATCTATGGAGTTAGGGCTGCATCAGTTGGTACTGCAGTTTTGTTGATTATGGTATTGAGCATTGATGATATTCGTCCATGGCAAGAAGTATTGTTATACGCTTTTATGGTTCTGGCTGGTGGACTTTGGTATACTGGTTTAAGCTATTTTGTGTATAGATTACGTCCTTTCCGTTTGGTACAGCAATCGTTAAGTGATTCTATTTTAGAGGTTGCAGATTTTCTGCGCGAAAAAGCTAAGTTTTATCATCAAAACAACAATTATGATAAAACCTATTCAGACTTGTTACAACTTCAGGTTTCTGTTCATGAAAAACAAGATGCCGTAAGAGAATTACTATTTAGAACCCGCGAAATTGTAAGAGATTCTACTCCTGAGGGCAGATTTTTATTATTGGTTTTTGTAGATATGGTTGATCTGTTTGAGCAGGTAATGTCTACTTATTATAATTATGAGCAGTTGCATCATCAATTTGATAAAGCAGGTATATTATCAGATTATGAGATGGCCATTAAACGGATCTCTTACGCTCTTGACGATATCGCATTTGCATTAAAAAGTGGTGGAACACCTGTGGTTTCAAAACGTTTACTGATTGAGATTGAAAGGTTAAAGATCAAAATTAACGATCTGGAAAAGAACAATCAGAATCAGGAGTACAATACCTTAGGTATTATTGCCTTAAAAAACATTGAGGTGAACATTGAGAATATCCTGGCAAGGGTTAAAACTATCTTCAGCTATTTTAAAATCCGAAACAGTAAAGATATCAGACAGGCAGAGGTAGATACAGAGAAATTTATCACCAGACAAAAATTCGATTTTAAACTGTTTACAGAGAATCTAACCTATACTTCTTCTACTTTCAGGCATTCGTTACGGGTTACTGTGGTGATGCTTTTGGGTTTTATAGTAGCTCAGATCCTCAATTTCTCGCATAGTTATTGGATTCTGCTCACCATCCTGGTAATTTCGAAACCGGGTTTTAGTTTAACCAAAGAACGTAACTATCAACGTTTAATCGGCACCACAGTTGGGGCCTTTATTGGTATGGCCGTAATAACTTACATTCACGATCGAAACACTTTATTCGTGATCCTGTTAATCTGCATGATTGGCTGTTATAGTTTCCAAAGGAAAAATTATGTAGTGAGTGTTCTATTTATGACACCCTATATCTTAATCCTCTTTGATTTCCTAGGTATGGGATCAATAGCGCTGGCCCGTGAACGGATTTATGATACTTTTATAGGCTCCGGCATTGCGTTATTGGCCAGTTATTCTTTATTTCCAACCTGGGAGTATGAAAAGCTCAAAGAGGCAATGGTCAACATCTTAAAAGCAAATAAGGCTTATTATGAACAGGTGATTAAATTGTATTTTGAGAAAAATTATAACAGAACGGAATATAAACTGGCACGGAAAGAAGTGTATGTAAGCACGGCAAATTTGGCTTCCCTGTTTCAAAGAATGTTTTCTGAACCCAAAAGCAAACAGTTGTTCATAAAAGAGGTACACCAGTTTACAGCTTTAAGTCATTTATTGTCTTCTTATGTTGCCACACTTTCGCTCTACAATAAGGAGCATCAATTTATCTTTGAGAGTTTCGATAACCTAAAACCTCTTGCCAATAACACCAATTATTTATTAGATACATCAATTGATAATTTGGAACAGGGAACCAATACCATTGATAATGTACCCTTAATCAGGTTAAACGACAATGGTTTGGGAATAAAAAAAGGTGAAGATTTAATTCCGGAGCAATTCGATCTGATCCAGAAGGTTGCTTACGACATCTACAAACTATCGGTAAAAATAAAACTTTAG
- a CDS encoding glycosyltransferase family 2 protein, translated as MNPSVAVVILNWNGKAYLKQFLPGILLSEYDNLQIVVGDNASTDDSVSFLQENFPTVKIIQNDQNYGFAGGYNKVLERVEADYFILLNSDVEVVPNWIKPIISLMESDAQIAAAQPKIKWQLNKNQFEYAGAAGGYLDIYAFPFCRGRLFNVYEFDNGQYNEQKEVFWASGAAFFIKSKCWREAGGLDADLFAHMEEIDLCWRLKNLNYKIMYCPDAEVYHVGGGTLQTENPFKTYLNFRNNLIIMQKNLPAGDAIFRITIRMFIDFIAWWHFLLTGKPKFTMAVTKGHWHFLKSLSKTNKKRKAVQKEYTKHTGVYNNSVVWAFFIKKIKYFSKLT; from the coding sequence ATGAACCCATCAGTAGCCGTTGTAATTTTAAACTGGAATGGAAAAGCATATTTAAAGCAGTTTTTACCCGGAATTTTGCTTTCCGAATATGATAACCTGCAAATTGTTGTGGGCGATAATGCCTCAACAGATGATTCAGTTTCATTTTTACAAGAAAATTTCCCAACTGTTAAAATTATCCAAAATGATCAGAACTATGGATTTGCAGGAGGCTACAATAAAGTTTTAGAACGTGTAGAAGCTGATTATTTTATTTTGCTTAACTCAGATGTAGAAGTTGTTCCAAACTGGATCAAACCTATCATCAGCCTAATGGAAAGTGATGCTCAGATTGCAGCAGCACAGCCCAAAATTAAATGGCAACTAAACAAAAACCAGTTCGAATACGCAGGCGCTGCCGGAGGTTACCTGGATATTTATGCTTTTCCTTTCTGTCGCGGAAGACTTTTTAATGTTTATGAGTTTGATAACGGTCAATATAATGAGCAAAAAGAAGTTTTTTGGGCCAGTGGAGCAGCCTTTTTTATCAAAAGTAAATGCTGGAGAGAAGCCGGTGGATTGGATGCCGATCTTTTCGCCCACATGGAGGAAATAGACCTGTGCTGGCGCTTAAAAAACCTGAACTACAAAATTATGTATTGTCCGGATGCTGAAGTGTACCATGTTGGGGGCGGAACTTTACAAACGGAAAATCCATTTAAAACTTACCTCAATTTCAGGAATAACCTCATCATCATGCAGAAAAACCTTCCTGCAGGTGATGCCATTTTCAGGATTACTATCAGAATGTTTATTGATTTTATTGCCTGGTGGCATTTTCTGCTAACGGGAAAACCTAAATTTACAATGGCAGTGACCAAAGGCCATTGGCATTTTCTTAAATCTTTATCAAAAACCAATAAAAAACGTAAAGCCGTTCAAAAAGAATACACGAAACATACGGGGGTGTACAACAACAGTGTTGTTTGGGCATTTTTTATTAAGAAAATTAAATATTTTTCAAAATTAACTTAA
- a CDS encoding WbqC family protein: MQNTAILPLFYLPPVGYFSLLQKLGEDFLIEKHEHLAKQTYRNRASIYSPNGKLDITVPVVKGAKTHTKMKDVRISYDFNWQRLHWLSLESCYRSSAYFEFYEDELSRFYTNKFEFLFDYNFELLEWLNKKLKLNKSFGVTGEYFDDIKPELDFRLIMNPKKQEDIVNNKSYYQVFEDKHQFLPNLSIVDLLFNQGPQARLYL; the protein is encoded by the coding sequence ATGCAGAATACAGCTATACTTCCATTATTTTATCTTCCGCCAGTAGGTTATTTTAGTTTATTGCAAAAACTGGGAGAGGATTTTTTAATTGAAAAACATGAGCATTTAGCCAAGCAGACTTACCGTAACAGGGCCAGTATTTATTCGCCCAATGGCAAACTTGATATTACCGTTCCGGTGGTTAAAGGTGCTAAAACACATACGAAAATGAAGGATGTGCGGATCAGTTACGATTTTAACTGGCAACGTTTGCATTGGTTGAGTTTAGAAAGCTGTTACCGGAGTTCTGCTTATTTCGAGTTTTACGAAGATGAACTCTCGCGTTTTTATACCAACAAATTTGAATTTTTGTTCGATTATAACTTCGAACTTTTAGAGTGGTTAAACAAAAAGCTAAAATTGAATAAGAGCTTTGGGGTAACGGGCGAATATTTTGATGACATCAAACCAGAATTGGATTTCCGTTTGATCATGAACCCTAAAAAACAGGAAGATATTGTAAACAATAAGTCCTATTATCAGGTTTTTGAAGATAAACATCAATTTTTACCCAACTTAAGTATTGTTGATCTGTTATTTAACCAGGGCCCCCAAGCCCGGCTATATTTGTAA
- a CDS encoding organic hydroperoxide resistance protein, with protein sequence MEKLYTAEVTATGGRDGHIKSSDGILDLELRKPKELGGQGGATNPEELFAAAWGPCYLGALGSVAEREGVDISEANVKVLVSFNKDGNSFVLSADLDVHIPGISHEEAQALADKAHRACPYSKATKGNIEVRVTAV encoded by the coding sequence ATGGAAAAGCTATATACAGCTGAAGTTACAGCTACTGGAGGAAGAGACGGACACATTAAATCAAGTGATGGAATTTTAGATTTAGAGCTAAGAAAGCCAAAAGAACTTGGAGGGCAAGGAGGTGCTACAAACCCGGAAGAGCTTTTTGCTGCTGCCTGGGGGCCGTGTTATCTTGGAGCCTTAGGCTCAGTTGCGGAACGTGAAGGTGTTGATATTAGCGAAGCAAATGTTAAAGTATTAGTTTCTTTTAATAAAGACGGAAACTCTTTTGTACTTTCTGCTGATCTGGATGTTCATATTCCAGGGATTTCTCATGAGGAAGCACAAGCTTTAGCTGATAAGGCACATCGGGCCTGTCCATATTCGAAAGCAACTAAAGGAAATATTGAAGTAAGGGTTACTGCAGTCTAG
- the bioB gene encoding biotin synthase BioB: protein MQTTRHDWTKEEIYEIYNRPFLDLVYEAASIHRENKDYNEVQVSSLISIKTGGCAEDCSYCPQAARYHTELEVQPLMQVGQVVSAAVKAKEGGASRLCMGAAWREVRDNRDFDRVIEMVKAVNDMDMEVCCTLGMLTENQAQRLADAGLYAYNHNIDTSEDDYKRIISTRTYDDRLNTIKNVRKAKLTVCSGGIIGLGETVEDRVSMLQTLSNMEKHPESVPVNALVPVKGTPLENQPRVPIWDMVRMIATARIVMPNSVVRLSAGRNEMSTLEQAFCFMAGASSIFAGDKLLTTPNPAFVDDMAMFELLGLKTRDAFKNGRPANTRIEQEAV, encoded by the coding sequence ATGCAAACAACAAGACACGATTGGACAAAAGAAGAAATATACGAAATTTATAACAGGCCATTTTTAGATCTGGTTTACGAAGCTGCAAGTATCCACAGAGAGAATAAAGATTACAATGAAGTTCAGGTAAGTTCATTAATCTCGATCAAAACGGGAGGTTGTGCCGAAGATTGTTCATATTGCCCACAAGCTGCCCGTTACCACACTGAGTTAGAAGTACAACCTTTAATGCAGGTTGGCCAGGTAGTTAGTGCTGCTGTTAAAGCTAAAGAAGGTGGCGCATCACGTTTGTGTATGGGTGCTGCCTGGCGCGAAGTGCGCGATAACCGCGATTTCGACCGCGTAATTGAAATGGTTAAAGCGGTTAATGATATGGATATGGAAGTTTGCTGTACCTTGGGTATGCTTACTGAAAATCAGGCGCAGCGTTTAGCTGATGCCGGTTTATATGCTTATAACCATAATATTGATACTTCGGAAGATGATTATAAACGTATTATCTCAACCAGAACTTACGATGACCGTTTAAATACCATTAAAAACGTACGTAAAGCGAAATTAACAGTTTGTAGCGGAGGTATTATCGGTTTAGGTGAAACGGTAGAAGACCGCGTTTCGATGTTGCAGACTTTATCGAATATGGAAAAACATCCTGAATCGGTTCCGGTTAATGCTTTAGTTCCGGTAAAAGGAACGCCTTTGGAAAATCAACCGCGTGTTCCAATCTGGGATATGGTAAGGATGATTGCTACTGCACGGATCGTAATGCCAAATTCGGTAGTGCGCTTATCAGCTGGTAGAAATGAAATGAGTACGCTGGAACAAGCTTTCTGCTTTATGGCCGGTGCAAGTTCTATTTTTGCAGGCGATAAATTATTAACTACACCCAATCCTGCTTTTGTAGATGATATGGCCATGTTTGAACTATTAGGTTTGAAAACCCGTGATGCCTTTAAAAATGGCAGACCTGCAAATACAAGGATTGAACAAGAAGCTGTTTAA
- the corA gene encoding magnesium/cobalt transporter CorA: protein MGKSKPRNRHKHYKVPAPGTSPGLYAIDEDALKPHIVLHTYNDKSYKKTELENINNIDKLIENKDFYYWFDIKGLADPNIFETLYDKLDISRLVLEDITSSYQRPKLDEYDNDKYIFSVSRHLYLGEDNVLCNDQISFVLSERTLITFQETYADCFEPVRKRLEIGKGNIRIGGSSYLMYAIMDVIVDNYFSLLNFWGEELDAIEDRLYDHPDKRIMYDTQAIKRSLITIRKVTWPERDKLNDIIRTDSPLISDLTKTYMKDAYDHCIQIIDFIESLKEIASANIDMNLSIISNRMNEIMKVLTIISSIFIPLTFIAGIYGMNFSREDPATGKILKDNMPELYAEHGYLYTWIVMGVIAVIQVIYFWRKGWFK from the coding sequence ATGGGAAAAAGCAAGCCACGTAACCGTCATAAACACTATAAAGTTCCAGCGCCTGGCACCAGTCCGGGTTTGTACGCCATCGATGAAGATGCATTAAAGCCGCACATTGTATTGCACACTTATAATGATAAGAGTTATAAGAAAACCGAACTGGAAAACATCAATAACATCGATAAACTAATCGAGAACAAAGATTTTTATTACTGGTTTGATATCAAAGGTTTGGCTGATCCCAATATATTTGAAACCCTCTACGATAAACTAGACATTAGCAGGCTCGTGCTTGAAGATATTACGAGTTCTTATCAGCGTCCTAAGCTGGATGAATATGATAATGATAAGTATATTTTTTCAGTAAGCAGGCATTTATATTTAGGCGAGGATAATGTGCTCTGCAATGATCAGATTTCCTTTGTTTTATCGGAACGTACACTAATTACCTTCCAGGAAACTTATGCAGATTGTTTTGAACCGGTAAGGAAACGTTTAGAAATAGGGAAGGGCAACATCCGCATTGGTGGCAGCAGTTATTTAATGTACGCCATCATGGATGTGATTGTAGATAATTACTTTAGCCTTTTAAATTTTTGGGGCGAAGAATTAGATGCGATTGAAGACCGCTTATATGATCATCCTGACAAAAGAATCATGTACGATACACAGGCCATTAAACGATCATTGATCACCATTAGGAAAGTAACCTGGCCGGAAAGAGATAAATTGAATGATATTATCCGTACGGATAGTCCGTTGATATCCGATTTGACTAAAACCTATATGAAAGATGCTTACGATCACTGCATCCAGATTATTGATTTTATTGAATCTTTAAAAGAGATTGCATCTGCCAATATTGATATGAATTTATCGATCATCAGTAACCGGATGAACGAAATTATGAAAGTTTTGACCATCATTTCATCCATATTTATTCCATTAACATTTATTGCAGGAATTTACGGGATGAATTTTAGCAGGGAAGACCCCGCAACCGGAAAAATACTGAAAGATAACATGCCGGAATTATATGCTGAACATGGTTATTTATACACCTGGATTGTGATGGGAGTGATAGCTGTTATACAGGTAATTTACTTTTGGCGTAAAGGTTGGTTTAAATAA
- a CDS encoding type II toxin-antitoxin system ParD family antitoxin has product MGRNTSILLGDHFDNFINEKIASGKFNSASEVIRTSLRLLEEEEKQIELLREALKIGEESGFVKNFDPVKHLQELHRKHL; this is encoded by the coding sequence ATGGGACGAAATACATCAATCCTTCTAGGCGATCATTTCGATAATTTTATCAACGAAAAAATTGCCTCTGGTAAATTTAATTCTGCAAGCGAGGTGATTAGAACAAGCTTAAGACTTTTAGAAGAAGAAGAGAAGCAAATCGAATTGCTACGTGAAGCGCTAAAAATAGGTGAGGAAAGTGGGTTTGTGAAAAATTTCGACCCCGTTAAACACTTGCAAGAGTTACACCGCAAGCATTTATAA
- a CDS encoding PhoH family protein: protein MAKKGKSISHPSKKIFVLDTSVILYDHDAINNFHEHDVAIPIQVLEELDNFKSGNDTRNFEARSFIRLIDETSKQRLISDWISLKSPDSGKFRVVLNEKPLIVDAENIYGKGKTDHKILNAALSLKEEHPDKKVILVSKDICLRLKAKALDLNAEDYETGKIKNVDELYAGKTELIDFPIEVIEEVKKHAFIDAADLGLPPKNANHFYILKNKRKTANVFYNNSLKTISTVSTDAIFKIKPKNIEQAFAIHALLDPEIRLVSIQGNAGTGKTLLALASALEQRKNFRQIYVTRPIVSLSNKDIGFLPGDAKSKTDPFMAPIWDNLRFIKEQFIGDDKMSEKIDELITTEKIAIAPLAFIRGRTLTKIFFIIDEAQNLTPHEVKTIISRAGEHTKIVFTGDIYQIDTPYLDSESNGLSYLIENAKNHPLYAHITLQKGERSELANLANALL, encoded by the coding sequence ATGGCCAAAAAAGGTAAATCGATCTCCCATCCATCAAAAAAAATATTCGTTTTAGATACCTCGGTTATTTTATACGATCACGATGCGATAAATAACTTCCATGAGCATGATGTGGCCATTCCCATCCAGGTGCTAGAAGAGCTTGATAATTTCAAAAGCGGAAATGATACCCGGAACTTTGAAGCCAGAAGTTTTATTCGCCTGATCGACGAAACTTCTAAACAGCGGTTAATCAGCGACTGGATTTCGCTAAAAAGTCCGGATTCGGGTAAATTTAGGGTAGTGCTGAACGAGAAACCTTTAATTGTAGATGCAGAGAACATTTATGGAAAAGGCAAAACAGACCATAAAATTTTAAATGCTGCATTAAGCTTAAAAGAGGAGCATCCAGATAAAAAAGTAATCCTGGTATCGAAAGACATTTGCCTGAGGTTAAAAGCAAAAGCCTTGGATTTAAATGCCGAAGATTACGAAACGGGTAAAATCAAAAATGTAGACGAGCTTTATGCGGGTAAAACAGAGCTGATTGATTTCCCGATCGAAGTGATAGAAGAGGTGAAAAAACATGCTTTTATAGATGCAGCTGATCTGGGATTACCGCCAAAAAATGCCAACCACTTTTATATCCTTAAAAATAAAAGAAAAACCGCCAACGTATTTTACAATAATAGCTTAAAAACCATCTCGACCGTTTCTACTGATGCCATTTTTAAGATCAAACCCAAAAATATAGAGCAGGCATTTGCCATTCATGCCCTTTTAGATCCCGAAATCAGGCTGGTGAGTATTCAGGGTAATGCAGGAACCGGAAAAACCTTATTGGCGCTGGCCAGCGCTTTAGAACAGCGTAAAAATTTCAGACAAATTTATGTTACCCGGCCGATCGTTTCCTTGAGCAATAAAGATATCGGCTTCCTTCCGGGCGATGCAAAATCGAAAACAGATCCTTTTATGGCGCCGATATGGGATAACCTGCGTTTTATTAAAGAACAGTTTATTGGCGATGATAAAATGTCGGAAAAGATTGATGAGCTGATTACGACCGAGAAAATAGCCATAGCCCCTTTGGCATTTATCAGAGGCAGAACACTGACCAAAATCTTCTTTATCATTGACGAAGCCCAAAATCTTACACCACATGAAGTTAAAACGATTATTTCAAGGGCAGGAGAGCATACTAAAATTGTTTTTACGGGCGATATTTATCAGATTGATACGCCATACCTCGATTCAGAAAGTAATGGCCTGTCTTATTTAATCGAAAACGCGAAAAATCATCCCCTTTATGCCCATATCACTTTGCAAAAAGGCGAAAGGAGTGAATTGGCCAATTTGGCAAATGCCTTACTTTAG
- the mgtE gene encoding magnesium transporter, translated as MQSFEIDKSDVLKVKNAILAGDETLKIVLEEYHASEIAILFERLDKSEQRHIINLLPAEIASEIISEMDEESHPEDLLFELHPDKRTEIVEELDYDDATDIISQLEDHEQKEILEDLTEDHASEIRNLLTYDEKTAGGLMNTELICVNINLTKKDAIDEIIRQSEEMEEFYTIYVVDDAEIFKGIVSLKDIIKAKHNAKITELVKIDAVYVHPDTDQEEVANLISQYNLTSIPVIDDQQKLLGRVTFDDVIDVMEAESTEDILKISGVSEDEELSGNWVEAVKSRLPWLIINLGTAFLASSVVRYFDPTIKLIPSLAAYMTIIAGMGGNAATQALAVTVRRISLYDLTDKQAYRTVLKEFTVGLINGASNGLIVFIFAFFFDGNPMLGLVIFLAMTGNLVIAGITGAGIPLILKRVGIDPAIASSIIITTFTDVFGFLLILGLASKLLL; from the coding sequence ATGCAGTCATTCGAAATAGATAAAAGCGACGTACTCAAGGTTAAAAATGCAATTTTAGCCGGTGATGAAACTTTAAAAATAGTTTTAGAGGAATACCATGCCTCAGAAATTGCGATTTTGTTCGAGCGTTTGGATAAATCCGAACAACGGCATATTATCAACCTTCTTCCGGCAGAGATCGCTTCCGAAATTATTTCGGAAATGGATGAAGAATCCCATCCGGAGGATTTACTCTTTGAGCTTCACCCCGATAAACGTACCGAAATTGTTGAGGAGCTGGATTATGATGATGCAACGGACATTATTTCGCAACTGGAAGATCACGAGCAGAAAGAAATTCTGGAAGATCTTACCGAAGATCATGCTTCAGAAATCAGGAACCTTTTAACTTACGACGAAAAAACCGCTGGTGGTTTGATGAACACAGAACTGATCTGTGTAAACATCAACCTCACCAAAAAAGATGCAATTGACGAGATTATCCGCCAGAGTGAAGAAATGGAAGAGTTTTATACCATTTACGTGGTGGACGATGCGGAAATTTTTAAAGGCATTGTTTCGTTAAAAGATATTATCAAGGCAAAACATAATGCCAAAATAACTGAATTGGTTAAAATAGATGCCGTTTACGTGCATCCCGATACCGACCAGGAAGAAGTAGCCAACCTCATTTCTCAATATAATTTAACCAGTATCCCGGTAATAGATGATCAGCAGAAATTATTAGGCAGGGTAACTTTCGATGATGTAATTGATGTAATGGAAGCGGAAAGTACGGAAGATATCTTAAAAATTTCAGGGGTATCGGAAGATGAGGAATTAAGTGGTAACTGGGTAGAAGCGGTAAAATCGCGTTTGCCATGGTTGATTATCAATCTCGGTACAGCTTTTTTAGCTTCATCAGTAGTACGTTATTTCGATCCCACCATTAAATTAATCCCTTCCTTAGCAGCTTACATGACCATTATTGCCGGGATGGGCGGAAATGCAGCCACCCAAGCGCTTGCTGTAACGGTGAGGCGTATTTCCCTTTACGATTTAACAGATAAGCAAGCTTATAGAACCGTTTTAAAGGAGTTTACCGTAGGCTTGATCAATGGGGCATCAAACGGATTAATTGTATTTATTTTTGCATTCTTTTTTGATGGGAACCCAATGCTCGGTTTGGTTATCTTCCTGGCTATGACGGGTAATTTGGTTATTGCGGGTATCACTGGTGCAGGTATTCCACTTATTTTAAAACGAGTAGGTATCGATCCTGCCATTGCATCATCTATAATTATTACTACTTTTACCGATGTTTTTGGCTTCCTGTTAATTTTAGGATTGGCCAGTAAACTTTTACTATAA
- a CDS encoding lysophospholipid acyltransferase family protein produces the protein MIKRGIAHVGVFFLYLLSLLPLSLLFFFARLLYYLLYYVIGYRKKVVRQNLTHSFPEKSAAEIKVIEKKFFLYLAELIFEIIKMTSISKTETLKRVKFTGLEQLEVHFKRGESVLACTGHYGNWELGTLALGLSISAKTMVIFKPIKNKIFETWFDRMRTKYGNVFIAMRQTLRGMAAYKNEPTLLCFASDQSPTREETKYFVDFLNQPTAALLGVEKIAKSTKRPIYYFKVSVVKKGYYHVEVLPMCLEPEKMKEFEITDLHFKFLENIIKEQPQYWLWSHKRWKFKPE, from the coding sequence ATGATTAAAAGAGGGATTGCGCATGTTGGCGTATTTTTTTTATACCTGTTATCGCTACTCCCCCTGTCTTTGCTGTTTTTTTTTGCAAGATTACTATATTATCTGCTTTATTACGTAATAGGCTATCGAAAAAAAGTTGTCAGACAAAATTTAACCCATTCTTTCCCCGAAAAATCAGCCGCTGAAATAAAGGTTATAGAGAAAAAGTTTTTCCTGTACCTGGCCGAACTTATTTTTGAAATCATCAAAATGACCAGTATTTCGAAAACCGAAACCTTAAAAAGGGTAAAATTTACCGGATTGGAACAATTGGAAGTTCATTTTAAAAGAGGTGAAAGTGTACTGGCCTGTACAGGGCACTATGGCAATTGGGAATTAGGTACTTTAGCACTTGGATTGAGCATATCGGCCAAAACAATGGTCATTTTTAAACCCATCAAAAATAAAATTTTCGAAACCTGGTTTGATCGTATGCGCACGAAGTATGGCAATGTTTTCATTGCTATGCGACAAACGCTACGTGGCATGGCCGCCTATAAAAATGAGCCTACACTTTTGTGTTTTGCAAGCGATCAATCGCCTACCAGAGAAGAAACCAAATATTTTGTAGATTTTTTAAATCAACCGACTGCTGCACTTTTAGGTGTAGAAAAAATTGCAAAATCGACCAAAAGACCAATATATTACTTTAAGGTAAGTGTGGTTAAAAAAGGTTATTACCATGTTGAAGTGTTGCCCATGTGCCTCGAACCTGAAAAAATGAAAGAATTTGAGATTACTGACCTGCACTTTAAATTTTTAGAGAACATTATAAAAGAACAGCCTCAATACTGGCTCTGGAGCCATAAGCGCTGGAAATTTAAACCCGAATAA